One stretch of Cryomorphaceae bacterium 1068 DNA includes these proteins:
- a CDS encoding ATP-binding protein has product MGRIGVFLFGLSLLLSADGLQAGDTLKLTPDFEKRVLGRELSVLRETIFSSTIDDVLSQDFEDLKAPRPNLGFNTGALWVKTSVQNLAENQHYRIQIHQPLLDTVKIFVLDEKGEIICEKLFGESLNFDHRKYSAPPFILDLTIPQGDVLTILIRVTTAEQIVLPIYVTTIAASEKLLLISNLLFGAYFGLILVMAFYNFFIFLTVRDRSYLIYVLYIIAVGSTQAVLEGYMQQFLWPDNAWLASRSPYLFTALVSITSVIFLQDFLRTKVYARRVNRFAQFIYGYFTLVFIAALFGASPFVHMATQVGITVLSFYILAAGIIVYRKGYSPAKFFILAWSVLVAGIIVYALQDSGVIPSNPVTNYMMLFGSAVEAVLLSIALADRINILKKEKSESQEQALRVSLENERIVKEQNIVLEEKVSERTADLENTNSKLNTAISELKETQSQLVQAEKMASLGQLTAGVAHEINNPINFVSANIQPLRYDVKDILDVLDMYDSINDSTSFQEKKQSIEKFKQEIDLTYSRQEVDELLKGIEEGAKRTAEIVKGLKNFSRIDESNVKESNLNEGIQSTLSILKSSIPATVEVNIDLAEHLPLVECMGGKVNQVFLNIVNNGLQAMEENPPERPSVLTIRTSADDEYATIEISDTGEGMDEGTKSRIFEPFFTTKDVGQGTGLGLSIVFKIIETHHGKINVETEPGKGTKFILKFPIKARIKSELEL; this is encoded by the coding sequence ATGGGTAGAATAGGTGTTTTTCTCTTTGGCTTATCCCTTCTGCTGAGTGCTGATGGCCTTCAGGCAGGAGACACGCTAAAACTTACCCCTGATTTCGAAAAAAGGGTCTTGGGCAGAGAACTATCCGTCCTCAGAGAAACGATCTTCTCCTCTACTATTGATGATGTTCTAAGTCAAGACTTTGAGGATTTGAAAGCGCCAAGGCCAAATCTTGGCTTTAATACAGGCGCTTTATGGGTTAAAACATCCGTTCAAAATCTCGCCGAAAATCAGCACTACAGGATTCAAATCCATCAACCTCTACTCGATACTGTAAAAATCTTCGTGCTAGATGAAAAGGGAGAGATCATCTGTGAAAAGCTCTTTGGTGAAAGCTTAAACTTTGACCACAGAAAATACAGTGCTCCACCGTTTATCCTTGACCTTACTATTCCTCAGGGTGATGTTCTAACCATTCTGATCAGGGTTACCACCGCCGAGCAAATCGTATTGCCAATTTATGTAACAACTATTGCAGCTTCTGAAAAGCTGCTCCTCATTTCCAACTTGCTCTTTGGTGCATACTTCGGACTTATTTTGGTGATGGCATTCTACAACTTCTTTATATTCCTTACTGTACGTGACAGGAGTTACCTGATTTATGTACTGTACATCATTGCAGTCGGGTCTACCCAAGCTGTGCTGGAAGGATACATGCAGCAATTCTTGTGGCCCGATAATGCTTGGCTTGCTTCCAGAAGCCCCTATTTATTTACTGCCCTTGTAAGCATTACCTCCGTTATCTTTCTTCAAGACTTTTTGAGAACCAAAGTATATGCACGGAGGGTAAATCGTTTCGCACAGTTTATTTATGGGTATTTTACTTTGGTATTCATTGCGGCTCTTTTCGGCGCAAGTCCATTTGTCCATATGGCCACTCAGGTGGGCATTACTGTTCTTTCCTTTTACATTTTGGCTGCCGGTATAATCGTCTACCGAAAGGGATATTCTCCGGCAAAATTCTTCATCTTAGCATGGAGCGTTCTGGTAGCGGGAATTATCGTTTATGCTTTGCAAGACTCGGGAGTTATCCCTTCTAATCCGGTAACCAATTATATGATGCTTTTTGGAAGTGCCGTAGAAGCTGTATTGCTATCGATCGCTCTTGCTGACCGTATCAATATTCTCAAGAAAGAAAAAAGTGAGTCACAAGAGCAGGCTCTGCGCGTTTCTCTCGAGAATGAGAGAATAGTGAAAGAGCAGAACATCGTCTTAGAAGAAAAGGTAAGCGAGCGAACGGCAGACTTGGAAAATACAAACTCCAAACTGAATACCGCCATTTCTGAACTCAAAGAAACTCAATCACAACTAGTACAGGCTGAGAAGATGGCCTCACTAGGTCAGCTTACTGCGGGCGTAGCCCATGAAATCAATAATCCGATCAATTTTGTAAGTGCCAACATTCAGCCATTGCGCTACGACGTGAAAGATATCTTGGACGTTCTGGATATGTATGATTCCATTAATGACTCCACTTCTTTTCAAGAAAAGAAGCAATCCATTGAAAAATTCAAACAAGAAATAGATCTGACTTACAGCAGGCAGGAGGTTGATGAACTTCTCAAGGGAATCGAAGAAGGTGCCAAACGAACGGCTGAAATCGTAAAAGGACTTAAGAACTTTAGTCGAATTGACGAATCCAACGTCAAAGAATCTAATCTTAATGAAGGTATTCAATCGACTTTGAGTATCCTAAAAAGCTCAATTCCCGCTACAGTTGAAGTAAATATAGACTTGGCAGAACACTTACCCCTTGTAGAGTGTATGGGCGGAAAAGTCAATCAAGTTTTTCTAAATATCGTAAATAACGGTCTTCAGGCAATGGAAGAAAACCCACCTGAAAGACCTTCTGTTCTCACGATCAGAACAAGTGCTGATGATGAATACGCAACAATAGAAATCAGTGATACGGGTGAGGGAATGGATGAAGGTACGAAGAGCCGCATATTCGAACCATTCTTCACCACAAAAGATGTGGGTCAGGGAACCGGATTGGGTTTGAGTATTGTCTTCAAGATTATTGAAACCCACCATGGCAAGATTAACGTAGAAACTGAACCTGGAAAAGGCACAAAATTTATTCTTAAATTTCCCATTAAGGCTAGAATAAAGTCCGAACTTGAACTATAA
- a CDS encoding Rv1355c family protein: MIREKLLKDTLATAKHSDVTTWMPIFYRLEFVSEQDELTHLINSKSPAVTDDIQSQLAELIKARHPKKKLTPSEIESAILTHLGGTDITSYGLWTYFPWSNRLVHLLPEKEFIEVRTNRNHYKISPAEEKVLAKKKVGLIGLSVGQSVAVTMAMERSFGELRLADFDSLELTNLNRIRTGVHNLGVSKVISVAREILEIDPFLNIKCFTDGLTENNIEEFFHQGGDLDLLIDECDGLDMKIISRWKAREMKIPVVMEASDRGMVDVERFDLEPDRPLLHGMVEDLSPEKLKTLETNEDKIPYMLAIVGADTISTRAKASMLEIGETISTWPQLASAVTLGGGITADVVRRIFLDKYHESGRYYMDVEEIIGDRHAGTKEESKIKLPKPDEDFGPELKHEGKISLDDQVVERIVKTACHAPSGGNLQPWKWTNKNEVFQLKFDRNLTSSFLDHHEIASMIALGASLENACLEGINQGYENSVSFFPNQDEKDIVAHLCLTESKTSSELDKWLGENVLNRETNRNLEQSIPLSQSDIKKLKTASQKNGSNLIIVEPGEEFDRLAALIARTERFRIMHPTGHRNFTEEMRWTKEEVESTKDGIDIATVDLTIGELTGFKLARNREVIDKLVEWKGGSAFEKLSRKSTSAAAALGIITRPKRSRLDYLQAGMDMERAWIAANALNMGFQPQSPLSLLLPRLEDGSDLSSDQFHEFTTIAKELQEIMPVYTEEEPIFIFRLFYKQKDVVKSLRRELSLHFKKNK; this comes from the coding sequence ATGATACGGGAAAAACTCCTGAAAGATACTCTAGCCACTGCAAAACATAGCGACGTCACTACGTGGATGCCAATTTTCTATCGATTGGAATTCGTATCAGAGCAAGATGAGTTGACCCATTTAATTAATAGCAAGTCGCCAGCGGTTACCGATGATATCCAAAGTCAATTGGCTGAGCTCATTAAGGCTCGACACCCGAAGAAAAAATTAACACCATCAGAAATTGAAAGCGCCATTTTAACGCACCTTGGAGGTACCGACATTACCAGCTATGGATTGTGGACTTACTTCCCTTGGTCAAATCGATTGGTGCACTTGCTCCCCGAAAAGGAATTCATTGAAGTACGAACAAATAGAAATCACTATAAAATAAGTCCTGCGGAAGAGAAGGTTTTGGCAAAGAAAAAAGTAGGACTTATCGGTTTGTCTGTAGGTCAATCCGTAGCAGTTACAATGGCCATGGAGCGGAGTTTCGGAGAGTTGCGATTAGCAGATTTTGACTCTTTAGAACTTACCAATCTAAACCGTATCAGGACAGGTGTGCACAACCTTGGAGTTTCCAAAGTCATATCAGTAGCCAGAGAGATTCTAGAAATAGACCCTTTCTTAAATATCAAGTGTTTTACGGATGGCCTCACTGAAAACAATATCGAGGAGTTCTTTCACCAAGGAGGAGACTTGGACCTCTTGATTGATGAATGCGATGGTTTGGACATGAAAATCATCTCCAGATGGAAAGCTCGGGAGATGAAGATTCCCGTAGTGATGGAGGCTAGCGATCGAGGAATGGTGGATGTTGAGCGATTCGACCTTGAACCTGACCGTCCTCTACTCCATGGTATGGTCGAAGACTTGAGTCCGGAGAAACTCAAGACCTTAGAAACAAATGAAGACAAGATACCCTATATGCTTGCCATCGTAGGTGCTGATACCATCTCGACCCGAGCCAAAGCATCGATGCTTGAAATCGGTGAGACGATCTCGACGTGGCCGCAATTGGCTTCAGCGGTGACCCTGGGTGGTGGAATAACCGCCGATGTAGTCAGAAGAATCTTTCTGGATAAATACCATGAATCGGGAAGGTACTACATGGATGTAGAAGAGATTATCGGAGATAGGCATGCTGGAACCAAGGAAGAGTCCAAAATCAAATTGCCAAAACCAGACGAAGACTTTGGTCCTGAGTTGAAGCACGAAGGGAAAATATCACTTGATGATCAAGTAGTAGAACGAATAGTTAAAACGGCTTGTCACGCGCCTTCAGGAGGAAATCTGCAGCCTTGGAAATGGACAAATAAGAATGAGGTATTTCAACTGAAATTTGACAGAAATCTCACTAGTTCATTCCTCGATCATCATGAGATTGCTTCGATGATTGCCTTGGGTGCATCATTGGAAAATGCATGTCTGGAAGGAATAAATCAAGGCTATGAAAATTCAGTTTCATTCTTCCCAAATCAAGATGAAAAAGACATTGTCGCACACCTTTGCTTAACCGAAAGCAAAACGTCAAGTGAACTTGATAAATGGCTGGGTGAAAATGTATTGAACAGAGAAACCAATCGCAATTTAGAGCAGAGCATCCCGCTATCCCAAAGCGACATAAAGAAATTAAAAACAGCTAGCCAAAAGAACGGATCAAACCTAATCATAGTCGAACCTGGTGAGGAGTTTGATCGACTGGCTGCATTAATAGCACGAACTGAACGATTCAGAATAATGCATCCGACGGGGCACCGCAATTTTACCGAAGAGATGCGATGGACGAAGGAAGAAGTAGAATCAACCAAAGATGGGATCGATATTGCCACAGTTGATTTGACAATCGGGGAGCTGACGGGGTTTAAGCTCGCCAGAAACCGAGAAGTGATCGATAAGCTTGTAGAATGGAAAGGTGGTTCGGCATTTGAAAAGCTTTCTAGAAAGTCCACTTCAGCTGCGGCAGCTTTGGGTATCATTACCAGGCCTAAACGTTCGAGGTTAGATTACCTCCAAGCAGGTATGGATATGGAAAGGGCTTGGATTGCTGCAAATGCCTTGAATATGGGCTTTCAGCCGCAATCTCCACTCTCACTCTTACTTCCTCGATTAGAAGACGGTAGCGACCTCAGTTCTGATCAGTTTCACGAGTTCACAACCATTGCTAAAGAACTTCAAGAAATTATGCCAGTTTACACAGAGGAGGAGCCTATCTTTATTTTCAGATTGTTTTACAAACAAAAAGACGTGGTCAAGAGCCTTAGGCGTGAATTGAGTCTGCACTTTAAAAAGAATAAATGA
- a CDS encoding response regulator: MDENEEKNIIKKPGVLYIDDEEHNLISFKASLRREFSVYTAISPEAALEYLDKEDLKVVVSDQRMPKITGVEFFAELKKTHPEPIRILLTGYSDMQAVVDAINQGEVYRYLTKPWDAPGMVSTINQAIEIYDLRKENKRLVAELKRVNSQLEFYLRQKLLS, encoded by the coding sequence ATGGACGAAAATGAAGAGAAGAATATTATAAAAAAACCCGGTGTGCTGTATATTGATGACGAAGAGCACAACCTGATATCCTTTAAAGCTTCTTTGAGGCGAGAGTTCAGTGTTTACACGGCAATTAGTCCTGAAGCAGCTCTAGAATATCTGGATAAGGAAGACTTGAAAGTTGTGGTTTCTGACCAAAGAATGCCCAAAATAACGGGTGTTGAATTTTTCGCAGAATTGAAGAAAACACACCCTGAACCCATTCGAATTCTCCTAACTGGATATAGCGATATGCAGGCAGTAGTAGATGCCATTAATCAAGGTGAGGTGTATCGTTACCTTACCAAGCCTTGGGATGCTCCAGGCATGGTGTCAACCATCAATCAAGCCATCGAAATTTATGACTTGAGAAAGGAAAATAAAAGATTAGTGGCAGAATTGAAAAGGGTAAACAGCCAGTTGGAATTCTACTTAAGACAGAAGTTATTGAGTTAA
- a CDS encoding DUF4136 domain-containing protein, protein MKSTLFRFPLGLAIIALLGGCYPKGPVYYSDSDLVATNYDSGYDFTSDVNYAMPDSVVHIVDPEDRDPVIDRTYDQTILDAIEMNMDVRGYTRVDDPFDADLIIKPAVWSATSTGVIYDYGYYWGGYYPWFGYPYYPWGGYVYSYTYGTLLMDMVDVEGIDPEEEFIPIVWSGALNGALSDNRNDVKTRIESGIDKCFNQSPYLKVAE, encoded by the coding sequence ATGAAGTCAACATTATTTAGATTTCCCCTCGGATTGGCCATTATAGCCCTTCTTGGTGGGTGCTACCCAAAGGGGCCCGTTTACTACTCCGATTCAGATTTGGTAGCGACCAACTATGATTCAGGTTATGATTTTACCAGCGATGTGAATTATGCTATGCCTGACTCTGTAGTGCACATAGTTGATCCTGAAGATCGTGATCCCGTTATCGACAGAACCTACGATCAGACAATCTTGGACGCTATTGAGATGAATATGGATGTGCGAGGTTACACAAGAGTGGATGATCCTTTTGACGCTGATCTTATTATTAAGCCCGCAGTTTGGAGTGCTACTTCTACGGGAGTGATTTATGACTATGGTTATTATTGGGGTGGTTACTATCCTTGGTTTGGCTATCCCTATTATCCATGGGGCGGTTATGTATACAGCTATACATATGGTACGCTTCTTATGGATATGGTAGATGTTGAGGGTATCGATCCCGAAGAAGAGTTTATACCCATTGTTTGGTCAGGAGCGCTTAATGGAGCCCTGTCTGACAATAGAAATGACGTCAAAACCAGAATTGAAAGCGGGATTGACAAGTGTTTTAATCAATCTCCTTATTTAAAAGTAGCCGAGTAA
- a CDS encoding outer membrane beta-barrel protein: MKKLLFILSLIPFCSFGQGDGMTSVMYSVAIPMGTSADYIGETSFRGFAVTGDYFLNDEWSLGFSTGVQTFYEELGSQSYNVETLTVTGEEFRYLNMIPAIMMGKYHFDRYGVVTPHVGFGAGFHWVDERREFAGFQFDETSFRFGIQPEIGVGLEISPSTDLLFVSTYHQSFESKSLQAHSFLAFQLGLRWLP; the protein is encoded by the coding sequence ATGAAAAAGCTATTATTTATTCTCAGCCTTATTCCATTCTGCTCTTTCGGGCAAGGAGATGGAATGACATCAGTCATGTACAGCGTGGCTATCCCTATGGGAACATCAGCTGATTATATCGGCGAAACCAGTTTTAGAGGTTTTGCAGTTACGGGTGATTACTTCTTGAATGATGAATGGAGCCTTGGTTTTTCTACAGGTGTTCAAACGTTTTACGAAGAGCTAGGTTCTCAAAGTTATAATGTGGAGACACTAACCGTAACAGGAGAAGAGTTTCGATACCTTAATATGATTCCTGCAATTATGATGGGTAAGTATCACTTTGATCGCTATGGAGTAGTTACACCTCATGTTGGTTTTGGAGCTGGTTTTCATTGGGTAGATGAACGCAGAGAGTTTGCGGGATTTCAATTTGACGAAACATCATTCCGTTTTGGGATTCAGCCGGAAATAGGTGTGGGGCTTGAAATTTCACCATCCACTGATTTACTGTTCGTATCTACCTATCACCAATCCTTTGAAAGCAAGAGTTTACAGGCGCACAGCTTTTTAGCATTTCAACTTGGGCTGAGATGGTTGCCGTAA
- a CDS encoding DinB family protein encodes MKKDEFLDLLDQRLADIDSALIQFEKETEKALSKPPEEGKWSVLGNLEHLHRYNEFYIPEFRKVMKRAPITESQEMQRGRFGMKSAISMLPTESGVDNPMKTFKSKNPLYADIPLSVIDVFKSEQAELKAIISEARNRDIGAIKCKTTLPLIRFRLCDALEFVINHEVRHIAQAKRALESALQIS; translated from the coding sequence ATGAAAAAAGATGAATTTCTTGATCTACTCGATCAACGCTTAGCCGATATTGATTCAGCACTAATCCAATTTGAAAAGGAAACGGAAAAAGCATTGTCCAAACCTCCCGAAGAGGGAAAATGGAGTGTGCTTGGAAATCTTGAGCACTTGCATCGCTACAACGAATTCTACATCCCTGAATTTCGCAAGGTGATGAAACGCGCACCCATAACCGAATCTCAAGAAATGCAGAGAGGCAGGTTTGGAATGAAGTCCGCCATATCCATGCTTCCCACAGAGTCAGGCGTGGACAACCCGATGAAGACATTTAAGTCCAAAAACCCTTTGTATGCAGATATTCCACTGAGCGTTATTGATGTTTTCAAATCCGAACAGGCAGAACTAAAGGCGATCATCTCAGAAGCTCGAAACCGCGACATCGGAGCCATCAAGTGTAAGACCACCCTCCCATTAATTCGATTTAGACTTTGTGATGCCTTGGAATTTGTTATCAACCACGAGGTGAGGCATATTGCCCAAGCAAAAAGAGCGCTAGAAAGCGCTCTTCAAATTTCATAA
- a CDS encoding Crp/Fnr family transcriptional regulator: MTEIAALFEDFETNYPSDIREIELSRGDFLIRQGQVERHTYFVLSGAVAVKLFKESESHTIRFGYTGSFLNSIPSFFDNSPSHFDIVALKKTRVKAFAKSALFELIASSETYKDAYISVLENLTTHFVEREIDLLASSPAERYQRVLERSPMLFEEIPLKHIADYLRMTPETLSRLRKS; encoded by the coding sequence ATGACCGAAATCGCCGCGCTGTTTGAAGATTTCGAAACGAATTACCCTTCGGATATTCGTGAAATAGAACTGAGTCGAGGTGACTTTTTAATTCGTCAGGGACAAGTGGAGCGGCACACGTACTTTGTACTTTCAGGTGCTGTAGCCGTCAAGCTTTTCAAAGAGAGCGAAAGCCATACGATCCGTTTTGGCTACACGGGATCTTTCTTAAACTCCATACCTTCCTTCTTCGATAATTCGCCTTCGCACTTCGATATCGTGGCTTTGAAGAAAACCAGGGTCAAAGCTTTTGCCAAAAGCGCACTATTTGAGCTTATCGCTTCGAGCGAAACATACAAGGACGCGTACATTTCGGTTCTAGAAAACCTGACCACTCACTTCGTCGAGCGGGAAATAGATCTGCTAGCCTCCTCTCCTGCCGAGCGTTATCAGCGCGTCTTGGAGCGCAGCCCCATGCTCTTTGAAGAAATTCCGCTTAAGCACATTGCCGACTACCTGCGCATGACTCCCGAGACGTTGAGTCGCCTGCGAAAATCTTGA
- a CDS encoding YpdA family putative bacillithiol disulfide reductase has protein sequence MDYTEKNIPVIIVGGGPCGIAAGAELKKRGIESLIIEKGSVTESIRRYPLRMTFFSTAENIEIGGIPFATSNVKANRNEALQYYRKVAAYFHLNFSLNTEVTSIKKQGEQFHVDTTKGVFTAQKVVLATGYFDIARLLNIKGENLPHVSHYYDEPYRHSFQKVVIVGGGNSGIEAALELYRHDVDVTMVVRGESLKPTAKYWLVPDITNRIKEGKIKVISNSTAREIREGEIDVETPDGLQTLEADFVYLLVGYLPDEKLLRNSALDPDEQLLVKHNEKTYETDVKGLYLCGTVLAGVRTEKVFIENGRDHAIAIADDIVKKYAKVLVEE, from the coding sequence ATGGATTACACCGAAAAAAATATACCTGTTATCATAGTCGGCGGTGGCCCATGCGGAATAGCCGCAGGTGCCGAGTTGAAAAAGCGCGGTATTGAATCGCTCATAATCGAAAAAGGAAGTGTGACGGAATCTATCCGCAGGTATCCTTTACGCATGACGTTTTTTAGCACCGCCGAGAATATCGAGATCGGCGGAATTCCTTTTGCCACGAGCAATGTCAAAGCTAATCGCAACGAAGCTCTGCAGTATTACCGAAAGGTGGCGGCTTATTTCCATTTGAATTTCAGTCTGAATACTGAAGTTACGAGTATAAAGAAACAAGGTGAGCAATTCCATGTGGATACGACCAAAGGAGTCTTCACCGCTCAGAAAGTAGTTCTAGCGACGGGCTACTTCGATATAGCTCGGCTGCTCAATATCAAAGGAGAAAACCTGCCTCACGTCAGCCATTATTACGACGAGCCTTATCGTCACTCTTTCCAGAAGGTAGTGATCGTAGGTGGCGGAAATAGCGGTATCGAAGCGGCACTCGAGTTGTACCGTCACGATGTAGACGTGACCATGGTGGTGCGCGGTGAGAGCTTGAAGCCTACCGCCAAATATTGGCTCGTTCCTGACATTACCAATCGAATCAAAGAGGGAAAGATTAAAGTCATTTCCAACTCGACCGCAAGGGAAATCAGAGAAGGTGAGATCGATGTTGAGACGCCCGATGGTTTGCAAACATTGGAAGCCGATTTCGTTTATTTGTTAGTTGGCTATTTGCCAGACGAAAAACTGCTGCGAAACTCTGCTCTAGATCCTGACGAGCAATTGCTGGTAAAGCATAACGAAAAGACCTACGAGACAGATGTAAAAGGACTCTACCTCTGCGGAACCGTTCTGGCGGGTGTGCGCACCGAAAAGGTCTTTATCGAAAACGGCCGAGATCATGCCATCGCTATTGCGGATGATATAGTAAAGAAGTACGCCAAAGTCTTAGTCGAAGAATGA
- a CDS encoding FG-GAP-like repeat-containing protein: MNPVLPKTIYHFILSGIMILCFTLNAQSQITFLEVLPEEGADFNEIGKDSPSIAFSDVDGDGDEDVLISGNFGITPQGPVPGFPKLYTNDDGTFTLVENTPFELIYASTLAFSDIDGDGDEDLLITGGNGNASDQTLAKLYSNDGGTFNLIEDTPFTGVIDGSIAFSDVDGDGDEDLFITGSNTTGGTVSANLYTNDGGSFNLIEDTPFVGVRYGDIAFADIDGDGDEDLLITGRNQSFSPVAELYSNDGGNFSLIEDTPFEAVSYSSAAFSDIDGDGDKDVLITGSNSMGQGSVGLYTNDGGNFTLVTGTPFSPGISGSVDFADVDGDGDEDVLITGRPSVFSGRTSLYSNEGGNFTLVPDDPFTDVSQSAAAFSDVDEDGDEDVLIVGRANVIIGYIAKLYRNTTDECIDPFPAVDESSLNTTFLGDSYLVEWDPVPGQIACQLQLLTADGEGIKRTTLFGDDVDSAVIPDFLLEPNTEYKWRVRCGCSVEPIIAGPFSSFQFFTTPGVPPMISSSPNPSEGQAFVNFTVVEEGYATLEVFDMSGRLVDVIFAGLAQPNADYRFEYDGSALPNGVYLYLLTTENEVVTEKFMIAR, from the coding sequence ATGAATCCAGTACTACCAAAAACTATATACCACTTTATTTTAAGCGGAATTATGATTTTGTGCTTTACGCTTAATGCCCAAAGTCAAATTACATTCCTAGAAGTCTTACCCGAAGAAGGCGCTGATTTTAATGAAATAGGAAAGGATAGCCCATCTATTGCTTTCTCTGATGTAGATGGTGATGGGGATGAAGATGTCTTGATTTCAGGGAATTTCGGAATTACCCCGCAAGGTCCTGTACCTGGGTTTCCCAAACTCTACACGAATGATGATGGGACGTTCACCCTTGTAGAAAACACACCATTTGAGCTAATTTACGCCAGCACTCTTGCCTTTTCAGATATAGACGGAGACGGAGATGAAGACTTGCTGATTACTGGAGGAAATGGAAATGCGTCTGATCAAACCTTAGCGAAACTTTATTCAAATGATGGAGGCACCTTTAATTTAATTGAAGATACCCCATTCACAGGTGTTATTGACGGCTCAATTGCCTTTTCTGATGTAGATGGAGACGGGGATGAAGACTTGTTTATAACAGGATCGAATACAACAGGGGGAACCGTATCGGCCAATCTCTATACAAATGACGGAGGGAGTTTCAATTTGATAGAGGACACGCCTTTCGTCGGTGTTCGTTATGGCGACATTGCCTTTGCCGACATAGATGGAGATGGTGATGAAGATCTTTTAATTACGGGGCGAAATCAGTCATTCAGCCCCGTTGCCGAGCTCTATTCAAATGATGGAGGAAATTTTTCTCTGATAGAGGACACTCCCTTTGAGGCAGTTTCCTATAGCTCTGCTGCATTCTCTGATATAGATGGAGACGGAGATAAGGATGTTTTGATTACGGGTTCAAACTCTATGGGCCAAGGAAGTGTGGGTCTTTATACAAATGACGGCGGAAACTTCACTTTGGTAACTGGTACTCCGTTCTCACCAGGAATTTCGGGCTCTGTTGACTTCGCGGATGTTGACGGAGACGGTGATGAAGATGTATTAATTACGGGACGACCCTCGGTCTTTTCAGGTCGGACGAGTCTCTATTCCAATGAAGGAGGAAATTTTACGCTAGTTCCGGATGACCCTTTCACTGATGTAAGTCAAAGTGCTGCCGCCTTTTCGGATGTAGATGAAGACGGTGATGAGGATGTTCTAATAGTAGGTAGGGCAAATGTGATCATTGGTTACATAGCTAAACTTTACCGAAATACAACCGACGAATGTATTGACCCTTTTCCCGCAGTGGACGAATCGAGCTTAAACACAACCTTTCTGGGAGATTCTTATTTGGTAGAATGGGATCCTGTGCCTGGCCAAATTGCTTGCCAATTGCAATTGTTGACTGCAGATGGAGAAGGGATAAAAAGAACAACACTTTTTGGCGATGATGTTGACAGTGCCGTTATACCTGATTTTCTTTTGGAACCGAATACCGAATACAAGTGGCGAGTTCGCTGCGGCTGTTCTGTCGAACCCATTATAGCCGGTCCTTTTAGTTCGTTTCAGTTTTTTACGACTCCTGGGGTCCCCCCGATGATTTCATCATCCCCGAATCCTTCTGAAGGTCAGGCATTCGTAAATTTCACCGTGGTGGAAGAAGGTTATGCTACCCTTGAAGTCTTCGATATGAGCGGTCGCTTGGTTGATGTCATCTTTGCAGGTTTGGCTCAGCCAAATGCTGATTACCGCTTTGAATATGACGGTTCAGCTTTGCCAAACGGAGTTTACCTCTACCTCTTGACGACAGAAAACGAAGTTGTAACCGAGAAATTTATGATCGCGCGTTAA
- a CDS encoding GIY-YIG nuclease family protein codes for MKGWMYILQCCDGTYYTGSTNDIDKRVLEHSKGFGAIYTKKRLPIELIYFEEYNRVDLAFHREKQVQGWSRKKKEALMAGAPDLLHELAVCQNSSYFGDKGE; via the coding sequence ATGAAAGGCTGGATGTATATTCTCCAATGCTGCGATGGAACGTACTACACAGGTAGCACGAATGATATAGACAAAAGAGTTCTTGAACACTCAAAGGGGTTTGGAGCAATCTATACCAAGAAAAGATTGCCTATCGAATTGATCTACTTTGAAGAGTACAATCGAGTCGACCTTGCATTTCACAGGGAAAAACAAGTCCAAGGTTGGTCGCGGAAAAAGAAAGAAGCTCTTATGGCAGGAGCCCCTGATCTGCTGCATGAGTTGGCGGTTTGTCAGAATTCAAGTTATTTTGGGGATAAGGGTGAATGA